The Pyxidicoccus sp. MSG2 DNA segment GGGCCTCGGCCTCCAGCGGGCGGTAACCGAGTGCACGCGCCGCGTCCGCGGCAGCCTTCGCGGCGGGGAGCGCTGGCTGGTAGCGGCCCGAGTCCAGCAACGCCTGCGCCTTCGCGAGGTCCCCGCGCACGGCCTCCACCTTCGCGCGCAGGGCCGGGTCCTCCGCGAGTGGCACCGGGGCAGCCAGCGCCTCCACGTTGGCGCAGCCGGACACGCTTCGCAGCGCATCCACCGCCTCCGTGCTGCGCTTCACCAGGTCCGCGTCCGCGCGCGTGAGCTCCGCGGTGAGCGCGTCCACGGCGCGCAGGCGGCGGTCCAGGCACGCCATGCGCAGCGCGAGGTGTGCCTCGGGCTGCGCACCGCTGACGCGCGTGGCCTCGCACGCCTGCTGGTGCATGGTGCTCCACTGCGTGCCGTACGCATCCAGCGCCTTCGCCACCTGCGTGAAGGCCCCATCCGCGCCCGGGGCGCCGCTGCCGGTGAAGGCCTTCTCCACGGCGGCCCGCTGCGACGGGCTCCACACGTGGGCGAACAACTCGGGCGCACCGACGCACGGCTGCGCTTGCGGCTTCGACACCGTCACCGCGACGCCCGCGGCCAGCGCCACCCCCCCGAGCACCGCCGCCGCACCGCCCAGCCACTTGCGGCGCGCGGCGGACGGGTCCTTGCCGAGCGCGTCCAGCAGCGCGTCCATGGAGGGGAAGCGTGCCTCGGGCGACACGGAGAGTCCGCGCACCAGCAGGCGGTGCACCCAGCCAGGCACGTTGGGGTGCGCGGGCGGCGCCAGGTCGGGACGCTCTGCGACGATGGCGCCTTCCTTCGCGCGCGCGGTGTCGAGCAGCGTGACGGCCATGCGCCGCAGCGTGCCCTCCTCGAAGGGGCGCTTTCCGGCGAGCGCCTCGTACACGGAGACGCAGTAGCTGAACTGGTCCGAGCGCGCATCCGCGGGCCGCCCCGCGTACTGCTCCGGAGCCATGTACGCGGGCGTGCCCACCATGGCGCCGGTGACGGTGAGGGGCGCGTCCTCGCCGGGAGGCAGCGCGTCCGGCACGGGGACGGTGGGCGCCTCGGAGGCATCGCTCTCGCGTGCGATGCCGAAGTCCGTCACCCAGACGCCGCCCTCGGTGCCGAGGAGGACGTTGTCCGGCTTGAAGTCGCGGTGCACGAGCCCGGCCGCATGCGCGGCGGCGAGTCCGCGTCCCATGGACAGACAGATGGGCAGCACCTGGCGGAAGGGACGCGGGCCCTTCTTCAGCCACTGGCGCAGGTTGCCGCCATCCACCTTCGCCATGGCGAGGAAGACGCGCCCGTCATGCGTGCCCACGTCGTGCACGGTGAGCACGTTGGGATGGGACAGGCGGGCCATGGACTGCGCCTCGCGCATCAGCCGCAGCGCGCGCGTGTCGCGGGACTCGCCGGGGAGCTGGCGCTCGTGGAGCACCTTGATGGCCACGGTGCGGCGGAGCTCGGGGTCGAACGCCTCGAAGACCTCGCCCATGCCGCCACGGCCGAGACGTGACAGGAGCACGTAGCGGCCCACGCGCGTGTGGTGCAGCGGCGTGCCGCCCGTGGTGTGTGAGCCGTCATCGCGGCCACCCGTGCCGTAGCCCGCTGCCGGGGGATGGCCGTCGTCCGAACGGCCCGTGCCATCCTGTCTGCCCGTGCCTTGACCCGCGGCCAGGGGATGACCGTCGTCCGAGCGGCCCGCGCCGTCCTGTCCACCCGTGTCGGGGTGACCGGTGCCGTAGCCACCCGCGTCCGCGTGGCCCTGCTCCGTTTCCTGAGTATCCCGCGAGTTCGAGGTCATCGGGTTCATCCTATCCCGAGGTCTGGGAGGGCTCCGAAAGGGGCCCCGGCGGCGACGTTGGCGGTGGACGCTCGGTCTGCCGGCGGGCAGCCGAGGCGGCGCGAACGTTGTCGCAGGCAAGGTCCACGGTCCGAGAACGCACGGGCCCGCCGGGTACTCAATCAAGGCGCGGAAAGAGGCTGCCTCGTTCGGGCGGCGCCCCAGCGGAGACGACAAGGGCCGGGCCCCAGGAGAGGTCCAGCCCATCGTCTTCCGACGTCAAAGTCAGAGGGAGCCCAGCTGTATCAGCACCAGGTGCTCAATGCCTTGCGGCAGTCACGGCAGGTGGGCCTGGCACCCGGCAGGGAGTGGCGAGGAGACCCGGGCGCCGCCCGGGTCAGGTGCTCGCCGGAGGATGGCTGTCAGTCAGCGCAGAGGTTGCCGCAATGGGGCGGAGTATCACCGTAGCCGAGACAGCACGTCTGACCGTACGGGAGACATGGAGTCGAGTCGGGCCAGGAGCAAGGACGGACGCACGTAGTGCCGACGCACACCCAGCCAGGAGAACACGGGTTGAGCCTGCACGAGGGCAGTTCATCCTCCCGGGACACGAACGGGTCATCCATCTCTGGCTCGGCGGCGACGCCGCAGCCCGTAAGCATCGTTCCTACCGCCAACATCACCCAAACAAGCTTATGCATGCATGGCTCCCCGTGAATGTCGCGAGTTCTGCGAGGGGCACACTAGTAGCTCGGCACAGAGGTTTTGAAGGGTTCAGGCGGCAGCGGCGGCGGCCGCCTGGGCCTGGGGGTACGCGCGCCCGAGTTTGGTGCGGGCGCCCTCGACCGTGAAGCGCCAGCGGACCCGAGCCCGCTCCTTGTTTCGCATCCGCTCCCATCGGGCCACCTCCCGCTTCAGGGTGGCCTTGTTGGCAATTCGTCTGTCCAAGCATTGGCGGTTGAGCACGCCTATTTCAATCTCCACCATGTTCAGCCAGCTGGCGTGTTTGGGGACGAAGTGGAACTCCAGCTTCTTCAGAATCCTCCTGGCCTCCTGCGGCGGGAAGGCTTCGTAGAGGGCGCCGGGGCTGTGCGTGGAAAGGTTGTCGAGCACCACTCGGATGGTTTCTGCCTCCGGGTAGTGCACGTCCACCAGCGCGCGCATTTGCGCCGCGAAGTCCTTGGCGGTCCGCTGGTCTGAGACTTCGACGTGGCGCCAGGGACGGTGCACGTCCAGAAAGACGAAGAGGTTGGCCGTCCCGTTGCGCTGGTACTCGTAGTCGTAACGGCGGGGCTTGCCGGGCATGGCCGGCAGGGGCGTACGGACTTCTCCAATCAGCTGGGTGGGCGTCTCGTCGAAGCACACCACCGGCCTCTTGGCGTCTGGTGGCTCGGCGTAGAGTTCCAGCACGTCCTCCATTCGGGCGACGTACTCGGCGTCCACTTTCGGAATGCACCACATGCGCTGCTGCCAGGGCTTGAGTTCGCTCTCCTCCAGCCGTCGTCGGACCGTTTCCCGCGACAGCTCCTCGTGCTCGGTCAGCCGCACCAGCTCATCGGCCAGCAACTGGAGCGTCCACCGCGCACGCCCCTTCGGTGGACTCGAGCAGGCGGTGGCCACCAGCAGCGCCTCCTGCTTGCCCGTCAGCTTGCGCGAGGCCCCCGGCCGCTGCCTCTCGTGCAGGGCGTGCTCCACGCCTCCTTCTACAAACCGCCGCTTGACTCGGTACACTGTCGAGGCGCCCACCCGGACACTCCTGGCGATCTGCTCGTCGGTGACTCCGGCATGGGTTGCCAGCAGAATCTGCGCACGCTTGACGTGGCGCACCCGCTCCGTACCGCCACTCACCAGGGCCTCCAACTCTGACTTCTCCTCGGCGGCCAGGGTGACGAGGTAACGTACATTCATGCGCTCCGACTCCGTGAAAGGGGGAGTCGGACTACCTCGCTGCCGCCGTGTCGATTCCCTCCGCCGCCCCGCCCTTTACCGAGCTTCAAGGCCAATACCTGGCCTTCATCTACGCCTACACCAAGCTCAACCGGCGCCCTCCCGCGGAGGCCGACATGCAGCGCTATTTCGGCACCACTCCGCCCACCGTTCACCGCATGGTGCTGGAGCTTGAACGCCGAGGGCTCATCCGGCGCAGCGCCGGACAGGCCCGCAGCATCGAACTGCTGCTGGCCCCGGAACGCCTGCCCGTCCTCCGCTGAGCAGGTCCAAGGCCAATCGGTCAGAACCTCTGTGCCGAGGTACTAGTCGAGGTGGCCTCAGAAGCGACAAGCGCATGAGGTGGCAAAGTCCCTCAACTCAATATCAATAGGATGGGTGCAAGGACGGAAGCGCCCTCGGGACAAGTGTTCTTCATCAGGGTCGAGACAGGGCCAACGTTCCTTCCACCACGCGGGCGCCCGGGCGCCACCCGCGGCCTGCCTCAGGCCGGGACGAGCGGCTCCCCGGCGGAATGAACGTTCCTTCCGTGAACGCCAGCTCCGGCACAGACAGCCTGCATCCGCGTCCTGCGACCTCAGGCCGGGAGGCCCTGCGCCTGACGGATCTCCTCCCAGAGCGCCCCGTGGTGCTGCTTCAGGTACGCGAGGATGGCGCCGATGGGCGTGCCCACGTTGACCCAGGCCGTCTTGCGCCCCTGGTACTCCACGTCATCCACGTCCACCGAGGCGCGGTGGAGGGCGACGACGCGCCACGCATCATCGAGCACTGGAGAGCCCGAGGAGCCCTGCTCGGTGTCGGTGAAGTAGCGCAGCTCGGTGGTTCCCACGTGGGTGACGAGGTTGTTGCGACAGGCAATCATCTTCGGCCGGCCACGCGGGTGCTGGATGATGTTGACCGGGCTGTGCTTCTCCACGGGCTCGGTGCGCAGCGGGAGGAACCGCCGGGCCGTCTGCGGTGCCGCGAGCCGCAGCAGCGCGAAGTCGAGCGCCTTGTCCACGGCCTCCAGCTTCGTCACCTTCGACTCGTCGACGGGCGCGGTGGTGTGGTCGTAGTCGAACTCGAGCACCGTCCCGCCGGCCTGCAGGTCCAGGTCCGAGCGCGGCGCGTCCGCCTCTCCATCAATCCGCGCGTTGACGACGTGGTGGTTGGTGAGCACGAGGTCCGGCGTCACCAGCCACGCGGTGCCCATGACCCGATACGGGTCGCCATTGGAGAGAGCGCGCTTCGTCCCCGAGTCGTAGCGGGGCACGAGGGCCCGCGCGACACAGCGCCCCGCGCTCTGTCCTCCGAGGAGGAAGCCGAAGGGCAGCATGTCGTTCTCATGGACGATGCGCTCCTTCCGCTCGGGAAGTTGCTCGCGGGCGATGACGGGGCCCGCGGGCACATGGCTGGTGATGGCCGCGAGGGTGTTGGTGAAGGTCTTCGCCGCGGGAGTCGGGCCGGCGAAGGTCGCGGCGTTGCGCAGCCATGAGGCCATGGGCACGCTGCCGTCCGTCAGCTCCGGCGTGGTGTTGAGCTTGTCCAGCGTGAGCTTGAGCTGGGCGATGGGGTGCGGGACGTAGGGAATCGTCCCGACGAAGTACGGATTCATCCCGCTCAGGAGCGCCTGGAGTGACGCCGGATTCGCCAGGTTGGCCTTGATGGCCTCCTGCATCAGCGCGTCGAGCTGCTCATCGGTGAGGAGCTTGGAGAGCGTCTTCATGTCAGGTCCTCCTCAGGACATCAGCTCCAGCAGGAAGCCCAGGGGGCCGAAGCTCATGCCCTCTGGCGGCTTGAGGGTGGGGCCTGCTTCCCCCTGGAATGCACTCCGGTACGGCCCTGCCATCACCTCCGGGGACAGCAGTCGCGCCAGCGGCTCGGCGATGGCAGCGCCGCGCTCCGCTCCTGAGGAAGTCACCAGGACGCGAGGCCCTCTCGGAGAGGCAGCCACCACCGGTACCACCGGCCCGGCGGCATCCCAGAAGTCACGCACCAGGCGCGCAATGCGGCTCCAGTTCTCGAGCTCCGCCATCATCGAGCGCAGTGTTCCGAACGACTCACCGGGCTGCATCGACAGTTCCTCGCGCAGCAGGTCCAGCGCGCGCAGGAAGAGCCGAGGCGCCTTATGCAGGTCATCCGTCGACAGCCGCAACAGCAGACCCGCCAGCTTCTTCGCCACATCCAGGTGGAACGAAGTGCCGTTGCCGCGCATCCGCCAGAGCTGCACGCTGGCCATCAGGGGCAGGACGCGCGCGGGCTCGCAGACGCGCTCCGCCGCGTATCGGTCCGCGTCCTCCAGGAGTTTCACCGCGCCGGGCAGTTCCTGGCGGGCGGCGACCAGCAGCGCCCTCAGCAGGAGCAGCTTCAACACGATGACGGAGTCCGCGGCCCAGCCCGCGCTGTCGAGCCCCTCCTCGATGAGCCGCTCCGCCTCGTCCCGATGTCCCAGCAGGATGTGCACGCGGGCCTCGATGACGTAGAGCACGCTGCCCGGAGTCCGCTCCCGCCGCTCACGCAGGACTTCGAGCGCCCACTGTGGCTCGCCCTTGAGCAGCAGGTCCTTGAGCCTGCGGACCACGTGCCGCTCCCAGTCCACGAGCTGGGCCTGCTCCCAGACCTTCTTCGGCAGGTCCACGCCCAGGAAGGAGCAGGCGTAGGCCTGGACCTCGGCGGGCAGTTCCTCCAGCGACGAGCGCAGGTACGGCTCCACGCCCGGCATCCACCGGGGGTCGATTTCCTCGCGTGACTGGCCACAGGCCATGCGGTGATACAGCTCCTCGGCGCGGCTCACGACGTCTTGCTGTTGCGCGTAGTAACGCACCGCCTCGTCATGAATGGCGGCGACCTTCGCGGGTTGGTCCACGCGCAGCGGCTCCAGCATCACGCGGCGCACGTCGGGCCGGTGATACAGCGCGCCGTCGGGCCCGAGCGAGACGAGGGACACCTCCCGCTGGAGCTGCTCGAACAGCGCCAGGGCCTGTTCGAACGTCAGCTCCCCGAGCCCGCATGGCTCGGCGAGCACCTCCTGGATGACCTCGGGCGTGAGCCGGCGGACGATGAGCCCCGGGTGCGCGAGCTTGCGCACCGTGGGGTCATGCACGTGCTCCAGCACGCGCCGGTAGAGCTGTCCCTGGACCACGGCCTCGCGCGCGGCGAAGAAGAAGAGCCTCCGCGTCTTCAGGTTGCGCAGTCCCCCTGCCTCGGCGCCCTCCTTGCGCGCGACCTCCGCCGCCAGCTTCAGGCTGAGCGGGTTGCCACCCACCTGCGCATGGAGCCCCCGGCGAAGCGCCTCATCACCCACGCCGCTCGCTTCGAGCAGCGACAGGGCGGAGGCCTCGTCCAGCTCCTTGAGGACCAGCTCCGTGGCCTTCAGTCGGGGCTCCGGTGCCCGGCCCGACAGGACGACCCGTAGCTGGGGATAGCCGCGGCGGAGCACCCCGAGCAATTGCTCCAGCTCCCGAATCAGGTCCGTGCTCCGGTACTGGACCTCCTCGAAGGTGTCGAGCAGCAGGAGGAAGGGCCCGCCCTGCTCCGCCCAGCGGTTCAGCACCTGCGTCATCAGCAGCGCCCCGAACTCCTCCGCCAGGGGAACCCAGATGTCACGGGCGCTCCTGCGCGTCCCGTCCGTCCTGCGCTGGCGCTCCTCGCCCAACGCCTTGCGGCACCGGGCCTCGAAGGCGGAGAGCGCCTCCAGTGAGTCCGGGTACTGCAGGGCGAGCTGACGGCTGGCCTCCAGCAACAGCGTCGCGGGCTTGTCGAGGCTGAGCTGGGGATTGTCGAAGTCGAGATAGGCGAACGGGACGGCGCTGTGGTGCTCCAGCACGAACCGGGCGAGCAGCGCCGACTTGCCCATGCCTCCAGGTCCATGGATGAGCAGGGTGGTGCCGTCCCCCATTCCCACGATGCGCCGCGCGTAACTCGACAGCGTCTTGGTCACGGACGAGTCCAGGACGCCCACGTGGACACGGAGCGTCTCCAGCTCGTCCTGACGTCCACGGAAGGTGTCCCCCGCCAGCTTCCGGAAGGGCGCCAGCAGGCGGGCATTCGCCAGGCGCTGGCTCAGGATGGCCTCCAGCCGGGTGGTGCGCTCCGGCCCTTCCACCTGGGGCCCCAGCCAGCGCACCACCTGGAGCAGGCGCGTCACGCGGTCCACATCCTCCGGAGGGACGGGAAGCTTGTCGGTGAGCTTGACCTTGGAGTTGAGCTTGAGAGACGACCACGTGAACTCCATTTCAGGCAGCGGCCCTGTCTCCAGATAGCGCGAGATGAGCTCCTGCAACGGGTCTGGCGCTTCCACGGGGTTGCAGCGGAGGGCTTCCCGCAGCGCGAAGTGCGAACCCAGCCGTGCGATGGCCTCACGTCGTACAGGCTCCTTCAACATCCAACGCGCGGGGCTGGCTGTCCCCGTCACCACCTCGCAGTCGTTCATCAGCCATCGGAGCGCGCCGCCCGGCCCCACCGCTCTGCTCATGGGCTGCAGCGTCTGCGGGTCGAACGTGCTCAGCACGCACGCCGCCATCCGGTAGCTCCACCGCTCCAGAGGAACCTCCTCCTCCGCGGCCTCCTCCTGGAGCGCCTGGAGCATCGCGCGCCGACGCGCCACCTCCTGCCGCGACAGCGGTTCGCTAGAGCTCACGCGTCACCTCCAGGACTGCCTTCGCCACGGCGGCCTGCCACTGCTCGTCGGCGGGCGTCACGGTGAGCTTCGAGAAGACCTTCGCCACGGCCTTGTCGATGTTGTCCTGCGAGGGGTCCGGGTGGACGCGCAGGAAGAACTTCTCCACGTCCGGCTTCTGGATGGAGTCCAGGTTGTCTTCGTCGAAGCCGTAGGGCAGGTCCGCGAGCAACTCCTTGTCGTAGTCGATGAGCACGAGGCGCCCGTCGACATGGTGGAGGTTCGACGTCAGGGCATCCGCCAGGAAGTAGATGAACGCATGCGTCTCCCGGGGCGCATTCCGGAGCCCATCCAGGAAGAGGCAGAAGGCCATGGAGCGCCGGCCCAGCTCATTGATGACCCAGGTGGCCAGGTCATGCGCCCTCCGGTTGTCCGAGCTGTGCTGCGCGGGCATCTGACCCACGTTGCCGTCCACCACGGCCACGATGCCGCGAGCCACCTCGTCCGGCGTGTAGCTCTCCGGCTGCCCCCCTACGGTGGAGAACCACACCGGCGCGAAGCCCGAGCACGCGGCCTTGAGGTGGGTGACATACAGCTTGGAGTACGACTTGCCGGACTTCGGGCGCCCGTTGACCACGAGCAACCGCCGCGTGGGGTTGCGCGCGACGAAGTCCTGGAGCACCTGCCGGAAGTTCCACCGGTTGATGAAGGGCTTGCGCATGAGCAGGCACTGCCCATACGGGTCCGTCTGGACGAGGGTGTCCTTCTTCTTCCGCAGGTCCGCCAGGATGGCCGCCACCTCCGGGTAGATGCGCAGCTCTGGCCGGTCCAGCAGCTTGAGCAGCAGCGGCTGGGGCCCGCTCAGGCCGTCCTTCTCACAGAACCGGAGCAGCTCCTCTATCTGCTCCTTGTTCGTGAGCACGGTGTTGAGGCTGTCCCGGAGGTCATTGCCCATCCACGCGCCAATGAGGGCAAGTGCGTGGCCACCGGTCAGTTCCTGGATGCGTCGGAAGACGACATCCCGCTGCGTGGGTTCCAGGAGCAACATGCCGTCCGTTCCTCCCTACCTGCCATCCACGACGACCTTCGTGGGCTCCGGCAGCGTCTGCTTGAAGAGGAGCTCCTTCTTGCCGTCCCCGTCCCCGAGGACGGTGAGCACCACCGGCTCCTTGCTCACGTCCACGGTGGCCAGCTCCAGCTTCACGAACACCGCGCCGTCCTGCGCCGCCACGCCGCGCGTCCAGCCCAGCACCTTCTCACCCTGGCGCACCTGCAGCTCCACGGGCGTGTGCGGCTTCAGCGCCGAGCCGAGCGCCTCCAGCGTCAGCCTCCCATTCGGCGTGAAGGAGAACGCCGTGCCCAGCGAGGGCTCCGGACGCGCGACGGGCACGGGCGCAACGAGGCCGGTCAGCACATGGACGCCCGCGTCCTTCTCCGCGACGGCCGTGCCCTGGCCCCGCGTGTACGTCGCCAACTCCCACGGACCGTCCTTCGCTTCCAGCTTCGCCACCTCCAGCGTCAGCTCACCGGTGCCATCCGCCTTCACCGTCTGCGAGCCCTCCAGCAGCACCGCCTGCGGCGCGCCCTGCTTGCGAATCCTCGCGCCGAAGACGTCACCGGGCTTCATCGCGGTGGCCTTCAGCACGGCGCTCAGCTTCCCGCTGGCATCCCGTGTGTAGCTCGTCGCCACCTGTGCCACCGGCGCGCTGGAGAACAGCGCCCCCAGCGCCGGGGCCGCACCGGCGAACGCCAACGCCGCCGCGAAGCAGGCCGAGGCGTACTTGAGCTGCCCGCTGCGCTCCGTCGCCCGCTCCTCGAGCGCCTTGAGCATGCTGCTCGGGCTGTCCGGGTTGAAGGTCTTCAGGGCCGGCGTCTTCATGCGCGCGGCGGACGCCATGCTGAGGCCCAGCAACGCCAGGGCAATGGTGAAGAAGAACTGCGAGCCCGCCTTCACCTGGTCGTGCACGGTGTACGCGTAGAAGCCCACCAGCGTGGTGAAGAAGGCCGTGCCTCCGAAGAGCCACGTGCCGAAGGCCTCCAGCCGCTCGGCGGACTTCTGGGGCTCGAACAGGGCCCGCAGCTTGTCGAGCGCCGCGGCCTCCGTGTCGAGGATGGGGCGGCCCTTCATCTCCGCCTCCGTCCGCCGGAGGTCGAACATCTGCCGCGTCTTGCAGTACGGGCAGATGACGTCGACATCGAGGATGCGCGGCTTCGCGGGAGCCTGGGCACGCGCCTCCGCCTCCGGGTCAAAGACTTCCAGGACGGAGGCAGCCGTCTTGCCCGCCGCCACGGTGACCAGCTCGGTCAGGTCCGGACTCGGACAGGTGCTCGTTGCACACAGCCACTTCGTCGTCATGCCAGGCCCCCCAGGTCGGCGCGCGCGACAGCATAGCCGCGCGCGACATCCGAGCGCACATGGAGGGGCCCTGCCAACGAGTCACGCGTGCCCCAGCGGTGCGACTCCTTGCGGCACGGCGTTGAAACAGCCCGGCTCCGGCGGGATGCCGTCCCGCGCCGTCACCGGCCAGGCCCCCCGGCGCTTCTTCCGCGCCACAGAGCATTGCGGACGCTCACGCCCGCGCCAGTTGCTCCCGCACCAGCGCGCGCAGCACGTCCGCGGCCAGCGGCTTGAGCAGGCACCGCCCCGGCGGCAGGCTCTCCAGGAACGCGCGGGCCTCCGGAGTGAAGGCCCCTCCGGTGATGAACACGACGCGCTCGCGCTGGTCCGGCGCCACCTCGGAGAGCTGGTGGAAGAAGGCCTCGCCGCTCATCTCCGGCATCATCACGTCACACAGCATCAGGTCGAACCGCTCGCCCTGGGACAGGCGGTCCAGCGCCTCGCGGGCGCTCGACGTGCTCTCCGCCGCGAACTCGTTCGCCAAGAGCCGGGCCACGCCGCGCGCCACCAGCGGCTCGTCGTCCACCACCAGGAGCCGCGCCTTCGCCTTCTTCGACGCCACCACGCCCTGCTCCAGCGCCCGGACCGCCTGCACCTCCACCCCGGCGTCCGCGGGCGCGGGCGGCAGCACCACGCGGAAGCGCGTGCCCTTCCCCACCTGGCTCTCCACCTGGATGTCGCCCCCGAGCACGCTGACGATGCCGTGGCAGATGGACAGCCCCAGCCCCGTGCCCACGCCCACCGGCTTCGTGGTGAAGAACGGGTCGAAGATGCGCTCCAGGTGCTCCGGGGCGATACCGGCCCCCGTGTCCGCCACCTCCACCACCGCGCGCCCCTGCAAGTCCGTGAAGGTGGTGAGGACAATCTCGTTGCGCTCCACCTGCCCGTCCGGAATCGCCTGCGCGGCGTTGACCAGCAGGTTGAGGAACACCTGCCCCAGCCGCGCCTCGTTGGCCACCACCAGCGGCACGTCTCCCAATTCGCGGCGCACGCGCGCCCGGTGGCGCACCTCGTTGGCGCAGATGGACAGCGCGCTCTCCAGCACGGGTCGCACGTCCAGCGGACGCGTGGACTCCTCGTCGCCGCGGCTGAACGTCTTCAAGTCCCGGACGATGTGGCGCACCCGGCCCGCGCCCTCGCTCGCGTCGCGCAGCGCCTCCGCCAGCCCCTGCAGCGTCGACACCGGCACCTGCGCCGTCTCACCCCGCGAGGCCTCCAGCAGCGGCTCCAGGCGCTCCAGCACGAACTGCTGGTTGCCGATGACGTAGGACAGCGGGTTGTTGATTTCGTGCGCCACGCCGGCCGCCAGCGTGCCCACGCCGGACATCCGGTCCGACAGCCGCAGGCGCTCCTCCATGCGCCGCGCCTCCGTCACGTCGCGCGCCACGGAGACCACCGCCGGGTGTCCCCCGAAGCGCAGCACCACCCCGCCCACCTGCGCGAGCGCCACCGTGCCGTCCCGGCGCATCACCCGCGCCAGCCGCTCCGGGAGCACCGCGCCCTGACGCACCGCCTGCATCCGCTCGCGCCACTGGGGATGCTCCTCCTTGGGCAGGTGGTCGAAGACGGAGTGTCCGACCGAGTCCTCCAGCCGCTCGTAGCCCATCAACTCCAGCGACGCCTGGTTGGCGTACACCGCGCGGTCGTCCTGGTACACGGTGAGGGCGATGGGCAGCCGCTCGATGAGCAACCGCAGGCTGCGCTCTCCCTCGGCGGACGTGTCCAGCGCCGTCTTCAGCTCCGAGTTGGCGGTCGCCAGTTCCTTCGTGCGCTCCTCCACGCGCTCGCTCAGCTCAATCGCCCGCGCGCGCAGCCGACCCACGCGCCAGCGGTAGGTGCCCAGCGCTCCGCCCACCAGCGCCAGCCCCACCGTGAAGAGGAAGCCCGGGGACTCGAAGAAGCGCGCGGGCCGGTGCAGCAGCACGCCCGTCTCCACCGGGCCCCAGCGCCGGTCCGCGGCTTCGGCCTGCACGCGGAAGCGGTACTCCCCCGGGGGCAGGTTCGTGTAGTACGCCACGCGCCGGTCTCCGGCCTCCACCCAGCCCGAGTCGAACCCCTCCAGCCAGTAGCGGTAGCGCACCTTCTCCGGCGCCACGAAGGTGAGCGCCGCCCAGTGCAGCTCCACGTCCAGCACCCCCGGCGGCAGCCCCTTCTCCGGGTCCACCACCTGCCCGCGAGACAGCACCTGGGTGATGTGCAGCGGCGGGGGGATGCGGGGCCGGGGCTCGGCGGAGGCGGGGACGCGCACCGCGCCCATCACCGTGGGGAACCACAATTCCCCCGTGCGGGTGCGCAGGCTGGCGGCATTCGAGTAGCTGTTGCACTCGATGCTGCGCATCCCCTCCGAGCGCCCATACGTCACCGTATGGACGCGCTCGGCGCGGCCGGCGAAGAAGTCCGCGAGCTCGCTCTTGGGCACGCGGTAGAGGCCGCGGTTGCTGCCCATCCACAGGTGGCCGCGGTGGTCATCCACCACGGACAGCAGGTTGTTGACGAGCAGCCCGTCCCGCCCGCGCGCCACCTTCACGCCCTCTGCATTCACGCGTGCGAGCCCGTCGTCGGTGGCCGCCCACAGCGTGGACGGGTCGTCCGCGTCCAGCACCAGCCCGCTCACGTCCCGCCCCGCCAGCACGCGCTCCGGGCCCGCCTTGCGCACCACGCCACTGGCGTCGAGGAAGTCCAGCCCCGAGGCCGAGCCCAGCCACAGCCCGCCCCCGGGCGCCTCGCGGATGTTGGTGACGGTGTCCTTGGACAACCCGTCCTCCGTGGTGAAGACGCGCCAGTGGCCCTCGA contains these protein-coding regions:
- a CDS encoding IS630 family transposase; this translates as MNVRYLVTLAAEEKSELEALVSGGTERVRHVKRAQILLATHAGVTDEQIARSVRVGASTVYRVKRRFVEGGVEHALHERQRPGASRKLTGKQEALLVATACSSPPKGRARWTLQLLADELVRLTEHEELSRETVRRRLEESELKPWQQRMWCIPKVDAEYVARMEDVLELYAEPPDAKRPVVCFDETPTQLIGEVRTPLPAMPGKPRRYDYEYQRNGTANLFVFLDVHRPWRHVEVSDQRTAKDFAAQMRALVDVHYPEAETIRVVLDNLSTHSPGALYEAFPPQEARRILKKLEFHFVPKHASWLNMVEIEIGVLNRQCLDRRIANKATLKREVARWERMRNKERARVRWRFTVEGARTKLGRAYPQAQAAAAAAA
- a CDS encoding serine/threonine-protein kinase, coding for MTSNSRDTQETEQGHADAGGYGTGHPDTGGQDGAGRSDDGHPLAAGQGTGRQDGTGRSDDGHPPAAGYGTGGRDDGSHTTGGTPLHHTRVGRYVLLSRLGRGGMGEVFEAFDPELRRTVAIKVLHERQLPGESRDTRALRLMREAQSMARLSHPNVLTVHDVGTHDGRVFLAMAKVDGGNLRQWLKKGPRPFRQVLPICLSMGRGLAAAHAAGLVHRDFKPDNVLLGTEGGVWVTDFGIARESDASEAPTVPVPDALPPGEDAPLTVTGAMVGTPAYMAPEQYAGRPADARSDQFSYCVSVYEALAGKRPFEEGTLRRMAVTLLDTARAKEGAIVAERPDLAPPAHPNVPGWVHRLLVRGLSVSPEARFPSMDALLDALGKDPSAARRKWLGGAAAVLGGVALAAGVAVTVSKPQAQPCVGAPELFAHVWSPSQRAAVEKAFTGSGAPGADGAFTQVAKALDAYGTQWSTMHQQACEATRVSGAQPEAHLALRMACLDRRLRAVDALTAELTRADADLVKRSTEAVDALRSVSGCANVEALAAPVPLAEDPALRAKVEAVRGDLAKAQALLDSGRYQPALPAAKAAADAARALGYRPLEAEALHVLGWAHQRLSHTDDSMTAWTDAMAAATAGRHDEVAVQVATDLVGGLSSERDWFSEAHLWARLAHSLLERMGGSPELEGKLASHEGILAFREDNYELAVTHYTRALALRERVLGPTHVDTAKVLNNLGMARVRQARYDEAMPLYQRALAITEERLGPQHPLLASTLANLGIVAKEQGRYKEALQWMERSYALRRDTLGPDNRQTLLMLNDLATIHELTGEPDKALALHGQALEGMRRVFGPESLESIEALRALADAEERLEREDAALAHYQEGLALQRKVLPPEDLALHTMEEDVGRLLLLHRKRPREALPMLTAALARKVRTLGAEHAATVHPRTGLGLTLLALNKPDRALKELEEAARVLAPLGWSDAESSWLRFALAQALWKVKPAERPRAMTLAQQAVEGYTQLGQYARRDLDEARRWVASHEVSKR
- a CDS encoding LexA family protein gives rise to the protein MSIPSAAPPFTELQGQYLAFIYAYTKLNRRPPAEADMQRYFGTTPPTVHRMVLELERRGLIRRSAGQARSIELLLAPERLPVLR
- a CDS encoding trypsin-like peptidase domain-containing protein, with product MKTLSKLLTDEQLDALMQEAIKANLANPASLQALLSGMNPYFVGTIPYVPHPIAQLKLTLDKLNTTPELTDGSVPMASWLRNAATFAGPTPAAKTFTNTLAAITSHVPAGPVIAREQLPERKERIVHENDMLPFGFLLGGQSAGRCVARALVPRYDSGTKRALSNGDPYRVMGTAWLVTPDLVLTNHHVVNARIDGEADAPRSDLDLQAGGTVLEFDYDHTTAPVDESKVTKLEAVDKALDFALLRLAAPQTARRFLPLRTEPVEKHSPVNIIQHPRGRPKMIACRNNLVTHVGTTELRYFTDTEQGSSGSPVLDDAWRVVALHRASVDVDDVEYQGRKTAWVNVGTPIGAILAYLKQHHGALWEEIRQAQGLPA